One Scophthalmus maximus strain ysfricsl-2021 chromosome 1, ASM2237912v1, whole genome shotgun sequence genomic region harbors:
- the dph3 gene encoding DPH3 homolog, producing the protein MSVFHDEVEIEDFEFDADSDTFYFPCPCGDRFVITKEELESGEEEATCPSCSLIVRVIYDKDLFMSGEVIDAPSSSETRLEWVRS; encoded by the exons ATGTCGGTGTTTCACGACGAGGTGGAGATCGAGGACTTTGAGTTCGACGCGGACTCGGACACGTTTTACTTCCCGTGTCCCTGCGGGGACAGGTTCGTCATCACTAAA gaggagctggagagcggggaggaggaggccacgTGTCCTAGCTGCTCGCTCATCGTGAGAGTCATCTACGACAAG gaCTTGTTCATGTCGGGGGAAGTGATCGATGCTCCGTCGTCTTCAGAGACCAGACTGGAGTGGGTCCGGTCCTGA